The window AAAACCGTAAGATGAAAAGGCCGTTACACCGAAAGTATTTCCCTTCTTGAATTCCATGATTCCGGCAATTATCTGCGCGCAGCCGCCGTAAAAGATTCCCATGGCAAGTATTACCGCGCTCATCTCAATCCATCCTGCATTGTGGATGTTGAGCAGAACTGTGGTCATTCCGAATGCCATAAGACCGAGGGGAGCCGGATTTGCCAGTTTGTTCTCCATAATGCGCTCCTTGAAAAAGAAAAAGTTAAACTTTGAAGCAGCAGGATATTAAATATTCTGAATAGTTGCAAGGATTTTCTGACATTTCATACATTTTTTTTTAAAGGCAGCTTGATATTTTAATTTTCCTGTACAATACTTGGGAAAACTGCCGCATGATAGGTGCCGTAGATGCTCCAGCTGCCGGCCTTAGGAACATGGAGGATTATAATGGAAAAGAATATCCGGGAAATATTAAAAAAGATCGGTGAAAATCCTAACAGAGAAGGATTAATAAGAACGCCAGAGCGCGTGGCAGAATCACTGAACTTTTTAACCAGCGGTTACAGGGTTAATATCGATGAAGTGATGTCAAATTTTATTCTTGAGGAAGAATATGATGAGATGATAGTCGCGAGAGATATAAGCTTATATAGTTTATGTGAACATCATCTGCTTCCCTTCTTCGGAAAGTGCCATGTCGCCTACATTCCGGACGGAAAGATTATCGGGCTTTCAAAAATACCCAGAGTTGTTGAGTTCTTTTCCCGAAGACTTCAGATTCAGGAGAGACTTACAAACAGAATAGCAGAGACGCTGATGCATTATCTCAGTCCGCAGGGAGTCGCGGTGATTATTGAAGCTGTGCACTTATGTATGGCAATGCGCGGTGTTCAGGAGCGTGATACAGTTATTACTACAAGTTCGATGCTCGGAGCTTTCAGGG of the Candidatus Krumholzibacteriota bacterium genome contains:
- the folE gene encoding GTP cyclohydrolase I FolE — translated: MEKNIREILKKIGENPNREGLIRTPERVAESLNFLTSGYRVNIDEVMSNFILEEEYDEMIVARDISLYSLCEHHLLPFFGKCHVAYIPDGKIIGLSKIPRVVEFFSRRLQIQERLTNRIAETLMHYLSPQGVAVIIEAVHLCMAMRGVQERDTVITTSSMLGAFRDDSKTRMEFLELIGRRGNHKW